In the Leptolyngbya sp. SIO1E4 genome, one interval contains:
- a CDS encoding formylglycine-generating enzyme family protein, whose translation MTSVMSFEFETVYLNGLGQVSESSRHTGSCFTEELARGVNIELIWIPGGSFLMGAASDEIGHSSDEIPQHPVTVNAFWMGKFLVTQAQWSAIADLPLIRDELELIPACYRGADHPVEQVSWFEAIEFCERLATKTGRSYRLPSEAEWEYACRAETSTPFYFGDVLTRSVANYNSQARISKTQKRGKQTTPVGSFGIANAFGLYDMHGNVYEWCADHWHVNYYGAPTDGTAWIWDGDSTRRVIRGGSWNDFAANCRSAFRAPDDAEDGHDDLGFRVVCQDVGILERH comes from the coding sequence GTGACAAGTGTAATGTCTTTTGAGTTTGAGACAGTTTATCTCAACGGATTGGGTCAAGTCAGTGAATCTTCTCGCCATACTGGAAGCTGTTTCACGGAAGAACTGGCACGTGGAGTCAATATAGAGTTGATTTGGATTCCAGGCGGATCGTTTTTAATGGGTGCCGCTTCTGATGAAATAGGGCATTCCTCAGATGAGATACCTCAACATCCTGTGACAGTTAACGCTTTTTGGATGGGTAAGTTTTTGGTGACACAGGCTCAGTGGAGCGCGATCGCTGATCTTCCTTTAATTCGTGATGAACTAGAGCTAATTCCCGCCTGCTACCGGGGGGCTGATCACCCAGTTGAGCAAGTCTCCTGGTTTGAAGCGATCGAGTTTTGTGAAAGACTAGCAACCAAAACAGGTCGCTCTTATCGATTGCCCAGCGAAGCAGAATGGGAATATGCCTGTCGTGCTGAAACGTCTACCCCATTTTATTTTGGAGATGTCCTCACTCGATCGGTGGCGAATTACAACAGTCAAGCCAGAATCAGTAAAACCCAGAAACGCGGAAAGCAGACAACCCCCGTCGGCAGCTTTGGGATTGCCAATGCGTTTGGTTTGTACGATATGCACGGCAATGTTTACGAATGGTGTGCAGATCATTGGCATGTTAACTATTATGGCGCTCCAACCGATGGTACAGCCTGGATTTGGGATGGGGATTCAACTCGACGAGTCATTCGTGGCGGCTCCTGGAATGATTTTGCGGCAAACTGCCGGTCAGCGTTTCGTGCTCCGGATGATGCAGAAGATGGGCATGATGATTTGGGATTTCGAGTTGTTTGTCAAGATGTCGGCATTCTGGAGCGACATTGA
- a CDS encoding helix-turn-helix transcriptional regulator, which translates to MSALQTLTLSKVEGETQLGEGVLSALKSPQPPPLNSLLTTLINEITAVSENVILVLDDYHRIESEPVDQALEFLVQHLPPPSMHLVIATREDPPLPLARLRARGQLTELRAPDLRFTQVETAEFLNQVMNLNLSVEEIIALENRTEGWITGLQLAAISLQRHQDTATFIKSFSGSHYFVLDYLVEEVLEQQPKSIQNFLLSTSILDRLCGSLCDAVLPQASTPGQEILEHLERTNLLLVPLDDKREWYRYHHLFTDALQVRLTQGQPDRVAELHLRACAWYEQNNFRPNAIHHALAARHFERAADLIELEWSANSGSYYQNATWIEWVQTLPDELVRTRTTLSIGLAWELLFSGQLQAAENRLKDADRLLELTSDSLEASPSSQDEKIFRSQQGLLGVAWAFHAQALSDNASTIKHARQTLNLLSETNHYIAGLASSLLGLAYWRNGDLEMAVQYMSDAIARLRTTGHLLFAISGAYTLAGIKIAQGRLFDAVNLYKETLLFATAQGEPVLPGTTDLHLGLSKLYHEQGNEEAAKQHLQKCETLDKRAALPEWPYGLYLFQAQLKVEQGELDDALKLLEEAGQLYRRSPVPNLCPVAALKTRVWLRQVRLAEALSWVREQGLSIDDKLNYLQEFEYITFARVLIVQYRRDQTDETFQKAIKLLAQLFSAAEAGGRSGSIIEILILQAIINEAQGNISAALQFLERALTRAETEGYLRIFVNEGQPMARLLYEALAREITPNYVQRVLTAFPFNELEPKKSLKTQSQAAGLLEPLSKREIEVLHLIAEGRTNQEIATTLFLSVNTVKVHTRNIYGKLSAHHRADAVAKARVLGILSST; encoded by the coding sequence GTGTCTGCCTTGCAAACGCTCACCTTAAGCAAGGTTGAGGGGGAAACTCAACTCGGTGAGGGGGTTTTAAGCGCATTAAAATCACCCCAACCGCCCCCACTCAATTCGCTTCTAACGACATTGATCAATGAAATTACGGCCGTTTCCGAAAACGTCATCCTCGTCCTTGATGACTACCACCGCATTGAATCCGAACCAGTGGATCAGGCACTGGAGTTTTTGGTCCAGCACCTGCCGCCACCTTCTATGCACCTTGTTATTGCCACCCGCGAAGACCCACCGCTGCCCCTAGCACGGCTGCGCGCACGGGGTCAGTTGACCGAACTGCGTGCCCCCGATTTGCGCTTTACCCAAGTCGAAACGGCTGAATTTCTGAACCAGGTGATGAATCTCAATCTCTCAGTAGAAGAGATTATCGCACTTGAAAATCGCACTGAAGGTTGGATTACCGGACTGCAATTGGCAGCAATATCCTTACAAAGACACCAAGACACGGCCACCTTTATCAAGTCTTTCTCCGGTAGTCATTATTTTGTGCTGGATTATCTGGTTGAAGAAGTTCTAGAACAACAGCCCAAAAGTATCCAGAACTTCCTATTATCCACGTCCATTCTTGATCGCCTATGTGGCTCTCTTTGTGATGCTGTTTTGCCCCAAGCTTCTACCCCAGGCCAAGAAATCTTAGAGCATCTAGAACGCACAAATTTGCTGCTGGTTCCGCTCGATGACAAACGCGAGTGGTATCGCTACCATCATCTTTTTACAGATGCTCTGCAAGTACGCTTAACTCAGGGGCAACCCGATCGTGTAGCTGAGCTACATCTAAGAGCATGTGCATGGTACGAGCAGAATAATTTTCGGCCCAATGCGATCCACCACGCCCTCGCTGCGAGACATTTCGAGCGTGCGGCAGATCTAATTGAACTGGAATGGTCAGCTAATAGTGGATCTTATTATCAGAATGCAACCTGGATAGAATGGGTACAGACACTGCCAGACGAGTTAGTCCGAACCCGGACTACACTCAGTATTGGCCTTGCCTGGGAGTTGCTTTTCTCAGGTCAGTTGCAGGCTGCAGAGAACCGACTGAAGGATGCCGATCGTTTATTGGAACTGACAAGTGATTCTCTGGAGGCTTCGCCAAGCAGTCAGGATGAGAAAATATTCCGTTCGCAACAAGGATTATTAGGCGTTGCTTGGGCTTTTCACGCTCAGGCACTCAGCGATAATGCTAGTACTATCAAACATGCCCGGCAAACACTCAACCTCCTATCTGAGACAAACCATTATATCGCTGGCCTCGCAAGCTCTCTGCTAGGTCTGGCTTATTGGAGGAATGGGGATTTGGAGATGGCCGTTCAGTATATGTCGGATGCGATCGCACGCTTGCGGACGACAGGACATCTCCTTTTTGCAATCAGTGGGGCCTATACACTGGCTGGTATTAAGATTGCCCAGGGTCGTCTTTTTGACGCAGTCAATCTCTATAAAGAGACCTTACTCTTTGCAACAGCACAAGGCGAGCCAGTATTGCCGGGCACAACCGACTTACATCTCGGGTTGAGCAAGCTTTATCATGAACAAGGCAACGAGGAAGCTGCTAAACAGCACCTGCAGAAATGCGAGACACTCGACAAACGAGCAGCATTACCGGAATGGCCCTATGGCTTGTATCTTTTTCAGGCTCAATTAAAGGTCGAGCAGGGAGAACTGGATGATGCCCTCAAGTTACTCGAAGAAGCGGGACAACTCTACCGTAGAAGTCCTGTTCCCAATCTTTGCCCTGTAGCCGCCTTGAAAACGCGGGTATGGCTCCGACAAGTCAGGCTGGCAGAAGCCCTTAGTTGGGTGCGTGAGCAAGGCCTGTCTATTGATGATAAACTCAACTATTTGCAAGAATTCGAGTACATCACATTCGCTAGGGTACTCATCGTTCAGTATAGACGTGACCAAACAGACGAGACCTTTCAAAAAGCAATAAAACTTCTGGCACAACTCTTTTCAGCAGCAGAAGCAGGTGGCAGGTCAGGCAGCATAATTGAAATCCTCATTTTGCAAGCAATCATCAATGAAGCACAAGGCAATATTTCTGCTGCCCTCCAGTTTTTGGAACGCGCCCTCACACGAGCAGAAACTGAGGGTTACCTCCGTATCTTTGTAAATGAAGGCCAGCCCATGGCGCGTTTACTCTATGAGGCCCTTGCTCGCGAAATAACACCTAATTATGTACAGCGCGTGTTAACAGCGTTTCCCTTTAACGAATTAGAGCCAAAAAAATCATTAAAAACGCAATCTCAAGCAGCCGGGTTGCTCGAACCATTGAGCAAGCGAGAAATCGAAGTACTCCATCTAATAGCAGAGGGTCGAACCAATCAGGAAATTGCAACGACACTCTTCCTTTCGGTGAATACAGTGAAAGTGCATACTCGAAATATTTACGGCAAACTTAGTGCCCATCACCGGGCAGATGCCGTCGCGAAAGCCCGTGTTTTGGGTATTTTGTCCTCAACGTAA
- a CDS encoding PEP-CTERM sorting domain-containing protein, translated as MSPVHKRGFVIAVGATLSLLIINPAQAATFRIEWTGQILGYSAEGRFSYDDTQAFEDGIVRGDDLDAFDIAFYDPQGNLIEEFEDNHLTYSGFNFNFDTQTGEILQDGFFNEPNGIDIGEYTVLFDEAGEPTGATGLNFWSAAPAPEGEPIPHVHLTDFGNEYPDLPIGFGSHLDVAFFTRTRAQLLDDPGAGDQLGQRMVAIQVPEPGALVGLGAIALLAHRLRRTSQVTR; from the coding sequence ATTTCTCCAGTCCACAAGAGAGGCTTTGTGATCGCCGTTGGAGCAACCCTGAGTCTACTCATCATCAATCCGGCCCAGGCGGCTACTTTTCGGATTGAATGGACGGGGCAAATTCTGGGCTACAGTGCTGAGGGTCGTTTCAGCTACGACGACACCCAAGCCTTTGAAGACGGAATTGTTCGAGGTGACGATTTAGACGCTTTTGACATTGCCTTTTATGATCCGCAAGGCAATTTAATAGAAGAATTTGAGGATAACCACCTCACCTATTCAGGGTTCAACTTCAATTTCGACACCCAAACGGGTGAAATTCTGCAAGATGGCTTTTTCAATGAGCCCAATGGCATCGACATTGGAGAATACACGGTTCTGTTCGATGAAGCAGGAGAACCCACTGGTGCAACCGGGCTAAATTTCTGGTCGGCGGCTCCCGCTCCTGAGGGAGAACCCATCCCCCACGTTCACCTAACCGATTTTGGCAATGAATATCCTGACCTGCCGATAGGCTTTGGCTCTCATCTCGATGTCGCTTTCTTCACCCGCACGCGGGCACAGCTTTTGGATGACCCAGGTGCAGGCGATCAGCTGGGCCAACGGATGGTTGCTATCCAGGTGCCTGAACCGGGGGCGTTAGTAGGGCTTGGGGCGATCGCGCTGTTGGCTCACCGTTTACGCCGAACCTCACAAGTCACTCGCTAA
- a CDS encoding transcriptional repressor — protein sequence MKAKLTRGQQWVYELLQSTSTATTVQDIFAQLQAQGRSLGLATVYRAIKALQLRGLVQARALTNGEWVYWPASEDCHYLTCLNCGLSVPVEECPAHALEKKLAERDRFTVFYHTLEFFGLCSSCGETLDAGAV from the coding sequence ATGAAGGCCAAACTTACCCGAGGTCAGCAGTGGGTATATGAGCTGCTGCAAAGCACATCAACTGCAACCACAGTGCAAGATATCTTCGCCCAGCTGCAAGCTCAAGGGCGATCGCTGGGGTTGGCAACCGTGTATCGGGCGATTAAGGCGCTGCAATTGCGAGGGTTAGTACAGGCGCGAGCGCTGACGAATGGGGAATGGGTGTATTGGCCAGCGTCGGAAGACTGTCACTATTTGACGTGCTTGAACTGTGGGTTATCGGTACCAGTGGAAGAGTGCCCAGCCCATGCTTTAGAAAAGAAATTGGCCGAGCGCGATCGCTTTACGGTGTTTTATCACACCTTAGAGTTTTTTGGCCTCTGTTCGAGCTGTGGAGAAACCCTGGATGCTGGGGCGGTTTGA
- a CDS encoding NAD(P)-dependent alcohol dehydrogenase, producing the protein MKKIVYTKYGSPDVIELIETEKPLPRDNQVLLKVHAASVNILDWYHLTGPPVIRLTNGTLSKPKETSLGLDVAGRVEAVGDRVTQFQPGDEVFGIAKGSFADYVCADEHELVRKPANVSFESAAATPVAALTALQGLHDKGRIQPGQKVLINGASGGVGTFAVQIAKSFETIVTAVCSTQNLDIACSIGADYVIDYTQEDFTTNGRQYDLVFAVNGYHSIFDYRRVLNPTGIYVSAGGKLAQIIQAALVGPILSKIGRQQLSFMGIAQVKQKNLSIIGELLESGKVVPVIDRCYPLRATSYALQYLGAGHAKGKVIITMRPDDNSS; encoded by the coding sequence ATGAAAAAAATTGTATACACAAAATATGGTTCCCCAGATGTCATTGAACTCATAGAGACCGAGAAACCGTTACCCAGAGATAATCAAGTTCTACTCAAGGTTCATGCGGCATCTGTCAACATCTTGGATTGGTATCATCTAACAGGTCCTCCGGTGATCCGTTTAACAAACGGTACACTTTCTAAACCCAAAGAGACTTCACTTGGATTAGACGTGGCTGGTCGGGTTGAAGCTGTAGGCGATCGCGTAACCCAGTTTCAGCCAGGGGATGAAGTCTTCGGAATAGCCAAAGGTTCATTTGCAGACTATGTGTGTGCTGATGAACATGAGTTGGTACGAAAACCAGCCAACGTGTCATTTGAATCTGCGGCTGCTACCCCTGTAGCGGCCCTGACAGCGCTACAAGGACTTCACGATAAAGGTCGAATCCAGCCAGGTCAAAAGGTTCTCATCAATGGAGCCTCTGGTGGCGTAGGGACTTTCGCTGTGCAGATAGCCAAATCCTTCGAGACCATAGTAACGGCCGTCTGTAGCACCCAAAACCTGGATATCGCATGCTCAATTGGTGCAGACTACGTTATCGATTATACGCAAGAAGATTTCACAACAAATGGTCGGCAATATGACTTGGTTTTTGCTGTCAATGGCTATCACTCGATTTTTGATTATCGTAGGGTATTGAATCCCACGGGCATCTATGTCTCAGCTGGAGGGAAACTGGCTCAAATTATTCAGGCAGCGCTTGTGGGACCCATACTATCGAAAATTGGACGTCAGCAACTCTCATTTATGGGGATAGCGCAAGTAAAGCAAAAGAACCTGTCTATTATTGGAGAGCTGCTTGAATCTGGCAAAGTCGTACCCGTGATTGATAGATGTTATCCGTTAAGAGCAACATCATATGCCCTTCAATATCTTGGGGCAGGGCATGCCAAAGGAAAAGTTATCATCACTATGAGACCTGATGATAACAGCTCGTAA
- a CDS encoding DUF86 domain-containing protein → MPSRDWQNRVRDVLAAIAEIREFTNGITFDEFQGDQKTIRAVLYDIAIIGEAVRGIPPELESAHPEIPWDDVRGMRNIVIHEYFQVNLSIIWQTIQEDLVSLEASLRQLINS, encoded by the coding sequence GTGCCTTCTAGAGATTGGCAAAATAGAGTAAGAGACGTGCTAGCCGCGATTGCAGAAATCCGAGAGTTCACCAACGGCATCACGTTTGATGAGTTTCAAGGCGACCAAAAGACAATCAGGGCAGTTTTGTATGACATTGCAATTATTGGTGAAGCTGTTCGTGGCATTCCACCAGAATTGGAGTCTGCACATCCTGAAATTCCCTGGGATGATGTGCGTGGAATGCGAAATATAGTGATTCACGAGTATTTTCAAGTGAATTTGTCTATCATCTGGCAAACGATTCAGGAAGATCTTGTTTCATTAGAAGCCTCGCTTCGCCAATTGATCAACTCTTGA
- a CDS encoding threonine--tRNA ligase: MVSQVSRPQSATASSTARDLEQLARLRHTCAHVLAMAVQTLFPEAKVTIGPCTDTGFYYDFDRAAPFTPEDLQRIEVEMRRIIRANLPIIRETVERDNIRAEIEQLNEPYKLEILDSIPADEPITRYYIGCPDPLPATAEPSLFNQPPATTPNSDAATRCWWDLCAGPHLNRTGDLHPQALALESVAGAYWRGDESQPQLQRIYGTAWETPEQLQAYLTQKEEAKRRDHRKLGQALDLFSIQEAAGGGLVFWHPKGARMRLLIEDYWRQAHLQGGYELLYTPHIANRALWQTSGHLDFYQENMFEQMAVEAQAYQLKPMNCPFHVLTYQHRLHSHRELPIRWAELGTVYRYERSGVLHGLMRVRGFTQDDAHIFCLPDQVAEEILGVLNLTEQILSDFGFTDYEVNLSTRPAKSVGSDAIWELATLALQKALDIKEWAYVIDEGGGAFYGPKIDIKIQDAIGRLWQCSTIQVDFNLPERFDLHYVAADSSRQRPIMIHRAIFGSLERFFGILVENYAGDFPLWLAPVQLRLLPVSDGQRDYANQMAQALQQQDLRVEVDASGDRLGKQIRTAELEKIPVVAVIGPREVDSQTLSIRTRQSGDLGALTVPEVVEKLKGAIAQKTLC, translated from the coding sequence ATGGTTAGTCAAGTCTCCCGTCCGCAGTCTGCCACAGCCAGCTCAACGGCTAGGGATTTGGAACAGCTAGCGAGGCTTCGCCATACCTGTGCTCACGTGTTAGCCATGGCCGTGCAAACCCTGTTCCCAGAAGCCAAAGTCACCATTGGCCCCTGCACCGATACGGGCTTTTACTACGACTTTGACCGAGCAGCCCCATTTACGCCTGAAGATCTGCAGCGCATCGAAGTCGAAATGCGGCGCATCATTCGGGCTAATCTGCCGATCATTCGCGAAACCGTGGAACGGGACAACATCCGGGCAGAAATTGAGCAACTGAATGAACCCTATAAGCTGGAGATTCTCGACAGCATTCCCGCCGATGAGCCCATTACCCGCTACTACATCGGTTGTCCCGACCCGCTGCCAGCTACCGCAGAACCGTCTCTGTTCAATCAGCCACCCGCCACCACCCCTAACTCCGATGCTGCGACTCGCTGCTGGTGGGATTTGTGCGCCGGTCCTCATCTGAACCGAACTGGCGACCTGCACCCTCAAGCCTTGGCGCTAGAAAGTGTGGCTGGAGCCTACTGGCGAGGCGACGAAAGCCAACCACAGCTCCAGCGCATCTACGGCACCGCCTGGGAAACCCCGGAGCAACTGCAGGCTTACCTGACGCAGAAAGAGGAAGCCAAACGCCGCGACCATCGCAAATTGGGGCAGGCGTTGGATCTGTTCAGCATTCAAGAGGCCGCTGGGGGTGGGCTGGTGTTCTGGCATCCCAAGGGAGCCCGCATGCGCCTGTTGATCGAAGACTACTGGCGTCAGGCCCACCTGCAGGGGGGATATGAGCTGCTCTACACCCCCCACATTGCCAATCGCGCTCTCTGGCAAACATCAGGACACCTCGACTTTTACCAAGAGAATATGTTTGAGCAGATGGCGGTGGAAGCGCAAGCGTATCAGCTCAAACCCATGAACTGTCCCTTCCATGTGCTGACCTATCAGCATCGGCTCCATTCGCACCGGGAACTGCCGATTCGCTGGGCCGAGCTGGGCACGGTCTATCGCTATGAGCGATCAGGGGTACTCCACGGGCTGATGCGCGTCCGCGGCTTTACCCAGGATGATGCTCATATTTTCTGCTTGCCGGATCAGGTGGCAGAGGAGATTTTGGGGGTGCTGAACCTGACGGAACAGATTCTGTCGGACTTTGGCTTTACCGACTATGAGGTGAATCTTTCGACTCGCCCAGCGAAATCGGTGGGTAGTGACGCCATTTGGGAGCTGGCGACCTTGGCTTTGCAGAAAGCGCTCGATATCAAAGAGTGGGCGTATGTGATTGATGAGGGGGGTGGTGCTTTCTATGGTCCCAAAATCGATATTAAGATTCAGGATGCCATCGGTCGCCTGTGGCAATGTTCTACCATCCAGGTAGACTTTAACCTGCCGGAGCGGTTTGATCTGCACTACGTTGCGGCGGATAGCTCCCGGCAGCGTCCGATTATGATTCACCGGGCCATTTTTGGCTCCCTGGAGCGATTCTTCGGCATCCTAGTGGAAAACTATGCGGGTGATTTCCCGCTGTGGCTGGCTCCGGTACAGCTACGACTGCTGCCCGTGAGTGATGGCCAGCGGGACTATGCGAATCAGATGGCCCAGGCGCTGCAACAACAAGACTTGCGAGTGGAGGTGGATGCCAGCGGCGATCGCTTGGGTAAGCAAATTCGCACCGCCGAGCTGGAGAAAATTCCGGTTGTTGCGGTGATTGGCCCGCGAGAAGTAGACTCGCAGACGTTGAGTATTCGCACCCGTCAGAGTGGTGATTTGGGGGCGCTGACGGTGCCAGAGGTCGTCGAGAAATTGAAAGGGGCGATCGCTCAAAAGACTCTCTGTTAG
- a CDS encoding VOC family protein encodes MFDHVVFGTSDYEASKAFFLKALKPIGIEVVSEGPLGIELSSDGKSSLCIRRVEETPAHLHLAFVAQNREQVDDFYRASLEAGAKDNGAPGIRPEYSGTYYAAFVIGPDGHNIEVVYHEA; translated from the coding sequence GTGTTTGATCACGTAGTCTTTGGCACCAGCGACTATGAGGCTAGCAAAGCGTTCTTTCTCAAAGCCTTGAAACCAATCGGCATAGAGGTCGTTTCAGAGGGGCCGCTCGGGATTGAGCTTAGCTCTGATGGCAAGTCGTCACTGTGTATCCGTCGAGTCGAGGAAACACCTGCACACCTTCATTTGGCATTCGTTGCGCAAAACCGCGAGCAGGTTGATGACTTTTATCGTGCGTCTCTCGAAGCCGGAGCAAAAGACAATGGCGCGCCGGGCATACGCCCGGAATATAGTGGAACGTACTACGCCGCTTTCGTTATTGGACCCGATGGTCATAACATTGAAGTCGTGTATCACGAAGCATAG
- a CDS encoding DUF4386 domain-containing protein, with amino-acid sequence MKEQIETSLPFKARMGGVLYLIIIIGGLFGAGYVPSTIVVHGDAAATVNNILTNESLYRFGLGVHIIVVLCNIPLAAIFYDLFEFANKSLARLVMLFILVSATIEGVSLLNKFVPLILLQSAAIMTVEQLQTTAYMHFLLHEIGFNLSLAFFGCYCLLAGYLIFRLGVLPRIIGLLLAIGGACYLINSFANFLVPEFAVGLLPYIFIPCFFGEATLCLSLLIKGVNLEQKVI; translated from the coding sequence ATGAAAGAACAGATTGAAACTTCGTTGCCATTCAAAGCGAGAATGGGTGGCGTCTTATACTTAATTATTATCATTGGAGGACTCTTCGGTGCGGGCTATGTTCCTTCCACGATTGTCGTACATGGTGATGCAGCAGCTACGGTAAATAACATCCTGACAAACGAATCGCTCTATAGATTCGGACTCGGAGTTCATATCATCGTAGTTCTTTGTAATATCCCTCTAGCAGCCATCTTTTACGACCTGTTCGAATTTGCAAACAAGAGTCTCGCCCGACTGGTAATGCTTTTTATATTGGTATCAGCGACTATTGAAGGTGTCAGTTTACTCAATAAATTTGTTCCTCTAATCCTTTTACAGAGTGCTGCCATAATGACCGTAGAGCAGCTTCAGACTACGGCTTATATGCACTTCTTGCTACATGAGATTGGGTTTAATCTCAGTCTTGCATTTTTTGGCTGCTATTGCCTTCTGGCTGGTTATTTGATTTTCAGATTAGGTGTCCTTCCTCGAATAATAGGTCTGCTTTTGGCGATAGGGGGAGCGTGTTACCTGATTAATAGTTTCGCCAACTTTCTAGTCCCTGAATTCGCTGTTGGTTTGCTCCCTTACATCTTTATTCCATGTTTTTTTGGGGAAGCAACACTCTGTTTATCGTTGTTGATCAAAGGTGTAAATCTTGAACAGAAGGTCATCTAA
- a CDS encoding nucleotidyltransferase family protein: MQKQEALTLLANHQNTLKDFGVKSLILFGSVARDEARTDSDVDLLVEFDRPVGLFTFVRLKRYLEEILESSVDLGTPDSLKPHLREPVFREAIRAF; this comes from the coding sequence TTGCAAAAGCAGGAAGCCCTTACATTACTGGCAAATCATCAGAACACCCTGAAGGATTTTGGCGTAAAGTCTTTGATACTCTTTGGTTCGGTGGCACGGGATGAGGCACGAACAGACAGCGATGTCGATCTGTTAGTAGAGTTTGATCGTCCGGTTGGGTTGTTTACCTTTGTACGACTGAAACGCTATCTGGAGGAGATTTTAGAGAGTTCGGTTGATTTGGGTACGCCCGACTCTCTCAAACCTCATCTCCGCGAACCCGTTTTCCGAGAGGCGATTCGTGCCTTCTAG
- a CDS encoding PEP-CTERM sorting domain-containing protein (PEP-CTERM proteins occur, often in large numbers, in the proteomes of bacteria that also encode an exosortase, a predicted intramembrane cysteine proteinase. The presence of a PEP-CTERM domain at a protein's C-terminus predicts cleavage within the sorting domain, followed by covalent anchoring to some some component of the (usually Gram-negative) cell surface. Many PEP-CTERM proteins exhibit an unusual sequence composition that includes large numbers of potential glycosylation sites. Expression of one such protein has been shown restore the ability of a bacterium to form floc, a type of biofilm.), which translates to MLKSFFRIASWTYAPLVGILLLAPSAEAAIFYATGQRLTPAVPDVHDDIRENFLFAVDSTTGIATPVSPETSGLPAALAGTPDQQLLGYQFSGQLVEIDRDSATQTPIAEPTDLGATSFDILENGRGFVVPFDESFNTQQLHQIDVTTGSAIPLGSSQAVGDAIDQARGTELGTAAPFVISLGSVENSLYGIDLDTESLIQFDPETGDAAVIGEVGAVTAEDRAVFSGFAALTGVDSDADGQFDALFGNVNFVDDDNDPETPVQRLGGIARYDLSDGSWDLVGTNPGVIFFGFGASPAAVPEPATLGGLLLIGGLLGLRRRSH; encoded by the coding sequence ATGCTTAAATCTTTTTTCCGAATTGCTAGCTGGACGTACGCTCCCTTGGTGGGGATATTGCTGCTAGCCCCCTCAGCTGAAGCGGCTATCTTCTATGCAACGGGGCAACGCCTGACTCCGGCTGTACCAGATGTCCATGATGACATTCGCGAAAATTTCTTGTTCGCGGTGGATTCAACCACAGGTATTGCCACCCCCGTTTCACCCGAGACCAGTGGATTACCGGCAGCCTTGGCGGGGACCCCTGATCAGCAACTATTGGGTTATCAGTTTAGTGGCCAACTGGTGGAGATTGATCGAGACTCTGCGACCCAAACCCCCATCGCTGAGCCTACGGACCTAGGTGCCACCAGTTTTGACATCCTGGAGAATGGTAGAGGATTTGTGGTGCCGTTTGACGAGAGCTTCAACACCCAACAACTCCATCAAATTGATGTAACAACGGGGTCAGCCATTCCTCTAGGCTCATCGCAGGCGGTTGGTGATGCGATTGATCAGGCCCGAGGCACAGAATTGGGCACAGCCGCCCCTTTTGTGATTAGTCTGGGGTCAGTCGAGAATAGCCTCTATGGCATCGACCTCGATACCGAGTCCTTAATTCAGTTTGATCCAGAGACAGGAGACGCTGCTGTCATCGGTGAGGTGGGCGCTGTAACGGCAGAGGATCGGGCTGTATTTAGCGGGTTTGCTGCGCTAACAGGGGTTGACAGCGACGCCGATGGCCAGTTTGATGCCCTCTTTGGCAATGTCAACTTTGTCGATGATGACAACGATCCCGAAACGCCCGTTCAGCGTTTAGGTGGGATCGCTCGCTACGACCTGAGTGATGGCTCCTGGGATCTAGTGGGAACTAACCCTGGCGTTATTTTCTTTGGATTTGGGGCATCTCCCGCTGCCGTGCCTGAACCTGCCACATTAGGCGGGTTACTCCTGATTGGTGGGCTACTAGGTTTGCGTAGACGGTCACATTGA